From Oryctolagus cuniculus chromosome 17, mOryCun1.1, whole genome shotgun sequence, a single genomic window includes:
- the SLC25A10 gene encoding mitochondrial dicarboxylate carrier, with the protein MAAEARVSRWYFGGLASCGAACCTHPLDLLKVHLQTQQEVKLRMTGMALQVLRTDGILALYNGLSASLCRQMTYSLTRFAIYETVRDRLTKAGQGPLPFHQKVLLGGVSGLTGGFVGTPADLVNVRMQNDMKLPLQQRRNYTHALDGLLRVAREEGLKRLFSGATMASSRGALVTVGQLSCYDQAKQLVLSTGHLSDSVFTHFVASFIAGGCATVLCQPLDVLKTRLMNAKGEYRGVFHCAMETAKLGPLAFYKGLFPAGIRLIPHTVLTFVFLEQLRKHFGLQVPS; encoded by the exons ATGGCGGCCGAGGCGCGCGTGTCGCGCTGGTACTTCGGGGGGCTGGCCTCGTGCGGGGCCGCCTGCTGTACGCACCCGCTGGACCTGCTCAAG gtgcacctgcagACCCAGCAGGAGGTGAAGCTGCGCATGACGGGCATGGCGCTGCAGGTGCTGCGCACCGACGGCATCCTGGCTCTGTACAACGGCCTGAGCGCCTCGCTGTGCCGGCAG ATGACCTACTCCCTGACCCGCTTCGCCATCTACGAGACCGTGCGCGACCGCCTGACCAAGGCCGGCCAGGGGCCCCTCCCCTTCCACCAGAAGGTGCTGCTGGGCGGCGTCAGCG GCTTGACCGGAGGCTTCGTGGGGACCCCCGCAGACCTGGTCAACGTGAG GATGCAGAATGACATGAAGCTGCCCCTCCAGCAGCGACGCAA CTACACACACGCCCTGGACGGGCTGCTCCGCGTGGCCCGGGAAG AGGGCCTGAAGAGGCTGTTCTCGGGTGCGACCATGGCGTCCAGCCGCGGGGCCTTGGTCACCGTCGGCCAG CTCTCCTGCTACGACCAGGCCAAGCAGCTGGTGCTTAGCACCGGGCACCTGTCCGACAGCGTCTTCACACACTTTGTCGCCAGCTTCATTGCC ggtggATGCGCCACGGTCCTGTGCCAGCCTCTGGACGTGTTGAAGACCCGGCTGATGAACGCCAAGGGAGAGTACCGG GGCGTCTTCCACTGTGCCATGGAGACCGCAAAGCTGGGACCGCTGGCCTTCTACAAG GGCCTCTTTCCCGCCGGCATCCGTCTCATCCCCCACACCGTGCTCACCTTCGTCTTCCTGGAGCAGCTACGCAAACACTTCGGCCTGCAGGTGCCGTCCTGA